One stretch of Hydrogenovibrio kuenenii DSM 12350 DNA includes these proteins:
- a CDS encoding lipid A-modifier LpxR family protein yields MISVIRHRFALFLLIKTPLVFAAVVFTTKAYAGTLINNGTTQIVFNLDNDILFGTDREYTAGSHFYWTENSIKLNEQIFSPLFKPLRPHFSPKSDQIDQLILATEIYTLRKKDGNQIEPLANTGWTYFAFRHIESYQKQQLGMELNLGWIGPGSGGEEIQNGVHKLIGNSNERGWNHQYPNQPTINFNLSIQSDISQLSNDSFHSFYTLSGQLGTLRTNLGGGLGIDYASNCSPNFFDNQLNTIKFGWGWGWFVYSTINVNYEIYNRITDGRLFTDDRPLVNRRKFFPLFDVGIGLTHNQFSVNYSTKSTPQYYDNQPEKRFRYSSLNFHWGF; encoded by the coding sequence ATGATTTCTGTCATAAGGCACCGTTTTGCCTTATTTCTTTTGATAAAGACACCGCTTGTGTTTGCAGCTGTAGTCTTTACAACAAAAGCTTATGCCGGCACATTGATTAACAATGGCACAACTCAAATTGTGTTTAATTTGGATAACGATATTCTTTTTGGGACAGATCGGGAATATACGGCCGGCAGTCATTTTTATTGGACTGAAAACTCAATCAAGCTAAACGAACAGATATTTTCTCCTCTTTTCAAGCCTCTACGCCCCCATTTCTCACCTAAAAGCGACCAAATAGACCAGCTCATTTTAGCCACAGAAATTTACACCCTCAGAAAAAAGGATGGTAACCAAATAGAACCACTGGCAAATACCGGTTGGACTTATTTTGCCTTTCGCCATATAGAGTCCTATCAAAAACAACAACTGGGAATGGAATTGAACCTGGGATGGATTGGCCCAGGTAGCGGTGGAGAAGAGATCCAAAACGGCGTTCACAAACTGATCGGAAACAGCAATGAAAGAGGCTGGAACCATCAATACCCTAATCAACCAACGATCAACTTCAACCTAAGTATACAAAGCGATATATCACAATTATCAAATGACAGCTTCCATAGTTTTTACACACTAAGTGGGCAGCTAGGAACATTGAGAACCAATTTAGGAGGTGGTTTAGGCATAGATTATGCCTCTAACTGTTCACCCAATTTTTTCGATAACCAGCTCAACACCATCAAATTTGGATGGGGATGGGGGTGGTTTGTCTATTCAACAATCAATGTCAATTATGAAATTTACAATCGAATCACCGATGGCCGCTTATTCACCGATGATAGGCCATTGGTAAATAGACGAAAGTTTTTTCCATTATTTGATGTCGGTATCGGCCTTACCCACAATCAATTTAGTGTTAATTACAGCACCAAATCGACGCCACAATATTATGATAATCAACCGGAAAAGCGTTTCCGCTATTCCAGTTTAAATTTTCACTGGGGATTTTAA
- a CDS encoding OmpP1/FadL family transporter, giving the protein MRVAYKLPLLLLFSAQAQASGFALIEQSASFQGYSYAGAAASAADASTIWFNPAGMTQIKGNQAILGAHLIVPKAKFTNKGSTTPLSTAITGSGEDGATIGLVPNIYWKGQYGAYDVGLGISVPFGQEIKYSDKSVLRYHATTTDLKSLNINPSIARKINDKWSVGLGLNAQYVHLIMENQVDVGTALGSPYTYSQKLDGHAKLTADSWAYGYNLGVLFKPAEQTHIGFSYRSQMSHHAKGNVKFTDINAAAASSFPNTGVSSTVNLPASAMLSLTQGISPNMTVLADATWTGWKAYDSLVIHYDQAVGGKTQSSTNQHFKDVMRYSLGLKYQMSDRLKLRTGVAVDETPVPNAASRTPRTPDSTRKWVSAGFGYEFSPKMGVDVAYSHLFADRSDVNYNNGSNYILKGYYDSSVDIVSAQFRWNY; this is encoded by the coding sequence ATGCGTGTTGCCTATAAATTACCTTTACTTTTATTATTTAGTGCTCAGGCGCAAGCTTCAGGTTTTGCATTGATTGAGCAGTCGGCCAGCTTTCAAGGCTATTCGTATGCCGGAGCGGCGGCATCAGCTGCAGATGCTTCGACAATTTGGTTTAATCCGGCAGGAATGACTCAGATTAAAGGTAATCAAGCTATTTTAGGTGCGCATTTGATTGTACCGAAGGCAAAGTTCACCAATAAAGGCTCAACAACCCCTCTTTCAACAGCGATTACGGGTAGTGGTGAAGATGGGGCGACTATTGGTCTTGTCCCGAATATTTATTGGAAAGGTCAGTACGGTGCCTATGATGTTGGTTTAGGTATCAGCGTGCCTTTTGGTCAGGAGATCAAATATTCCGACAAATCGGTATTGCGTTACCATGCGACTACAACGGATCTGAAATCTTTGAACATCAACCCATCGATAGCCAGAAAAATTAATGACAAATGGTCGGTCGGACTGGGATTAAATGCGCAATACGTGCATTTGATTATGGAAAATCAAGTTGATGTTGGGACAGCTCTTGGTAGCCCGTATACTTATTCTCAAAAATTAGATGGCCACGCTAAATTGACAGCCGATAGCTGGGCATATGGCTATAACTTGGGGGTTTTGTTCAAGCCGGCTGAGCAAACCCATATTGGATTCTCTTACCGTTCACAAATGTCCCATCATGCAAAAGGGAATGTGAAGTTCACGGACATTAACGCGGCAGCAGCCAGTTCCTTTCCAAATACGGGGGTGAGTTCCACAGTAAATCTTCCTGCTTCTGCAATGCTGAGTTTAACGCAAGGCATCTCACCTAATATGACCGTCTTGGCGGATGCGACTTGGACAGGTTGGAAGGCCTATGATTCTTTGGTGATTCATTATGATCAAGCTGTCGGTGGTAAGACACAATCTTCAACCAATCAACACTTTAAGGATGTGATGCGCTATTCACTTGGTTTGAAATATCAAATGAGCGACAGATTAAAACTGAGAACTGGGGTGGCAGTTGATGAAACGCCTGTACCGAATGCTGCATCCAGAACGCCTAGAACTCCCGATTCAACGCGTAAATGGGTATCGGCAGGGTTTGGGTATGAGTTTAGTCCAAAAATGGGCGTAGACGTCGCTTATAGCCACTTGTTTGCAGACCGTAGTGATGTGAACTATAACAATGGTAGCAACTATATTTTGAAAGGCTATTACGACTCTTCCGTTGATATTGTCAGCGCGCAATTCCGCTGGAATTATTAA
- a CDS encoding MFS transporter has translation MTKTFFFQKRFFPLFCVQFLGAFNDNVFKNALVMLITFQLAKTPNEAGLLITLAAGIFILPFFLLSAFAGQLADSHDKTMLIRKIKLAEVLIMLTAAVAFWMQDIQLLLVVLFFMGAQSAFFGPIKYGVLPEYLSETELLKGNGWFSGSTFIAILLGTLLGGWMVLSQDGIKWVSLTVIVIALAGYLMSLKVPSSDLKIEPVTLEWNLLGAIRHEVAHARQFPQAFFAVLAISWFWFLGATYLSQMPVLVKETLGANDSVVLMFLSLFSIGIGLGAWVVNQFKLDIANIRQLRWLVLPLLGISLVMLLSNALMQHSGTDTSEHGLITLSHFLSSPFHDIVLVLMGLIAVLGGIYIVPLYTLLQVQTPDGKRSRMVAANNILNAVFMVASSLWIMMLYALDWSLLTILTSIAVLNLVAAIWFMLRAKRLSIEE, from the coding sequence GTGACCAAGACTTTCTTTTTTCAAAAACGTTTTTTTCCTTTGTTTTGCGTTCAGTTCTTGGGTGCATTTAATGACAATGTCTTTAAAAATGCTTTGGTGATGCTCATCACCTTTCAATTAGCGAAAACACCGAATGAAGCGGGGCTTCTCATTACCTTAGCAGCGGGAATTTTCATTTTGCCGTTTTTTCTATTATCCGCGTTTGCCGGACAACTGGCTGACAGTCATGATAAAACGATGTTAATCCGAAAGATTAAGTTAGCGGAAGTATTAATTATGCTGACGGCAGCAGTCGCTTTTTGGATGCAGGATATTCAACTATTACTTGTCGTTTTGTTTTTTATGGGCGCACAATCCGCATTTTTCGGTCCGATTAAATATGGGGTTTTGCCTGAGTATTTATCTGAAACTGAACTTTTGAAAGGCAATGGTTGGTTTAGTGGGTCTACTTTTATTGCGATTTTGCTAGGCACGCTTTTAGGTGGCTGGATGGTACTGAGCCAAGACGGTATCAAATGGGTGTCTCTCACCGTTATAGTGATTGCGCTAGCGGGTTATCTTATGAGTTTGAAAGTTCCTTCTTCTGACCTGAAAATTGAGCCTGTTACTTTAGAGTGGAATCTTTTGGGTGCAATTCGTCATGAAGTTGCTCATGCCCGCCAATTTCCACAAGCATTTTTTGCGGTATTGGCAATCTCTTGGTTCTGGTTTTTAGGTGCAACTTATTTAAGCCAAATGCCAGTGTTGGTTAAGGAAACGTTAGGTGCAAACGACTCAGTGGTATTGATGTTCTTATCACTCTTTTCCATTGGTATTGGTTTAGGCGCATGGGTGGTGAATCAATTTAAGCTGGATATAGCCAATATTCGTCAACTTCGTTGGCTAGTGCTGCCTTTATTGGGTATCTCTTTGGTAATGTTGCTGTCCAATGCCTTAATGCAACATTCCGGTACGGACACCAGTGAGCACGGACTGATAACGCTGTCGCATTTTCTAAGTAGTCCATTTCACGATATTGTGCTTGTTTTAATGGGGTTGATTGCCGTATTAGGCGGCATCTATATTGTCCCGCTTTATACGCTTCTGCAAGTGCAAACACCGGATGGTAAGCGTTCACGCATGGTGGCAGCCAACAACATCCTTAATGCCGTATTTATGGTGGCGTCATCGCTATGGATTATGATGCTTTATGCGCTGGATTGGTCTTTATTGACCATTTTGACAAGCATTGCGGTATTGAATTTAGTTGCAGCGATTTGGTTTATGTTGCGTGCTAAAAGATTAAGTATCGAAGAATAA
- a CDS encoding AMP-binding protein, translating into MKRLVKLLLLVFFRVKVKGLENYHTLDKSGEPMLIIANHTSLLDGLLIASFLPGKTAFMIAEEHTKQWYERFLLSFVDHFKVEFHNPYATKRVIQELKNGTHCMIFPEGRITTTGSLMKVYEGTAMVATKANAMILPIHISGAEKSKLSYLDGSHYAYTKRRWFPKIQLSIQPAVKLNLPKGYKGTRKHEYFKDRIFNILKDAGFHGQFEPQSLFKALVKARKSYDASEVCLEDFNHNTLTLKKLLAASKVLGKKLHQELGEQKRVGVLLPNVVGLPTTFFALQAYGYVPAMLNFTSGLGPIKSACETAELQTVITSRKFVEVFQLDAVIENLSAQTDFIYLEDIRAQIGLLDKLSLLWTCSKKLPGYGLDEEEEAVVLFTSGSEGAPKGVVLSHKNINSNIDQISAVLTLLPGEKIFNALPTFHSFGLTAGTLWPVLKGASVYMYPSPLHYAVIPEMIYQLNAKFLFATDTFFTGYAKKADPYDFYSIRALVAGAERLRPETRQLYAEKFHTPIFEGYGVTETAPVLAVNIPQKFKHGTVGQLVPGIEYHLEPVEGIEAGGRLLVKGPNIMKGYLLSDQPGVLIPPKDGWHDTGDIVDIDEEGYMSIKGRAKRFAKIGGEMISLAAVENYINKASPEGHHVVAAVADPRKGEQLVLVTNDESLSRHTVKEAARAAEVSEIMIPKTVILVEEMPVLGTGKTNYPEVQKIADGHSAN; encoded by the coding sequence ATGAAACGATTGGTGAAATTACTGCTTTTGGTATTTTTTCGCGTCAAGGTAAAAGGATTGGAAAATTATCATACGCTCGATAAGAGTGGTGAGCCCATGCTGATTATCGCCAATCACACCTCTTTGCTTGATGGCTTGTTGATTGCCAGTTTTTTACCGGGTAAGACAGCGTTTATGATTGCCGAAGAGCACACCAAGCAGTGGTATGAACGCTTCTTATTGAGTTTTGTTGATCACTTCAAAGTAGAGTTCCATAATCCTTACGCCACCAAACGTGTTATTCAAGAGCTGAAAAACGGCACCCATTGTATGATTTTCCCCGAAGGGCGTATTACGACCACGGGTAGCTTGATGAAGGTCTATGAAGGTACGGCGATGGTCGCTACCAAAGCCAATGCAATGATTCTGCCGATCCATATTTCAGGTGCAGAAAAAAGTAAATTGTCTTATCTAGATGGATCACATTATGCCTATACCAAGCGCCGATGGTTTCCAAAGATTCAGTTATCGATCCAACCCGCCGTAAAATTAAATCTGCCTAAAGGGTACAAAGGTACACGCAAGCATGAATACTTTAAAGACCGTATTTTTAATATTTTGAAGGATGCCGGTTTCCACGGACAGTTTGAACCGCAATCGCTCTTTAAAGCCTTAGTTAAGGCAAGAAAGTCTTATGATGCTTCTGAAGTTTGTTTAGAAGATTTTAATCACAATACGCTGACACTGAAGAAATTGTTGGCGGCCAGTAAGGTGCTCGGTAAGAAGTTGCACCAAGAGCTTGGTGAACAGAAACGAGTGGGGGTGTTGTTACCGAATGTTGTAGGGTTACCAACCACTTTCTTTGCACTACAAGCCTATGGTTATGTACCCGCAATGCTGAATTTTACGTCAGGACTTGGGCCGATAAAATCTGCCTGTGAAACAGCAGAATTACAGACGGTAATTACTTCTCGCAAGTTTGTTGAAGTTTTTCAGCTGGATGCGGTAATCGAAAATCTGTCTGCACAAACCGACTTTATCTATTTAGAGGATATCCGTGCACAAATCGGTTTGCTTGATAAATTAAGCTTGCTTTGGACTTGTAGTAAAAAACTGCCTGGCTACGGTTTAGATGAAGAAGAGGAAGCGGTTGTACTCTTTACTTCCGGCTCCGAAGGTGCGCCAAAAGGTGTGGTTTTATCGCATAAGAATATCAATAGTAATATTGATCAAATCTCTGCGGTACTTACATTACTACCAGGAGAGAAAATCTTTAATGCTTTGCCGACTTTCCATAGTTTTGGCTTAACTGCGGGTACGCTTTGGCCAGTGCTTAAAGGGGCAAGTGTTTACATGTATCCATCGCCGTTACACTATGCGGTGATTCCGGAAATGATCTATCAGCTGAATGCCAAGTTCTTATTTGCAACGGATACCTTCTTTACAGGCTATGCGAAAAAGGCCGATCCTTATGACTTCTACAGTATTCGTGCTTTGGTTGCTGGCGCCGAGAGATTGCGCCCTGAAACGCGTCAACTGTACGCTGAAAAATTCCATACCCCCATTTTTGAAGGTTATGGCGTAACTGAAACGGCGCCGGTGCTTGCGGTGAATATCCCGCAAAAATTCAAACATGGCACTGTGGGTCAGTTGGTACCAGGCATTGAGTATCATTTGGAACCTGTCGAGGGGATTGAGGCAGGTGGACGCCTGTTGGTTAAAGGGCCGAACATTATGAAAGGCTATTTACTATCAGATCAGCCAGGTGTGTTGATTCCACCCAAAGATGGTTGGCATGACACCGGCGATATTGTCGATATTGATGAAGAAGGTTATATGTCGATTAAAGGGCGAGCCAAACGTTTTGCGAAAATTGGCGGAGAGATGATTTCTTTGGCGGCGGTGGAAAACTATATCAACAAAGCCAGTCCAGAAGGCCATCATGTTGTGGCAGCAGTGGCTGACCCAAGAAAAGGGGAACAACTCGTTCTTGTGACCAATGACGAATCTTTAAGTCGCCACACGGTCAAAGAGGCGGCTAGAGCAGCAGAAGTGTCTGAAATTATGATTCCGAAAACGGTGATCTTGGTGGAGGAAATGCCTGTGTTGGGTACGGGTAAAACCAACTATCCTGAAGTGCAAAAAATAGCAGATGGGCATAGTGCCAATTAA
- a CDS encoding CPBP family intramembrane glutamic endopeptidase, which translates to MMRQYITAKNIFALLFIILIVTKLHAFTAITLDSKFAEHFIVINWPLVVTVFVIAASAIFVRRGSNDCWFIALNFIALILLSIVLEWYQPGLGIGIFIMMISTAVAEELIVRYALFEVLWPRFKPAMIVLISALLFMGIHTNIYTEFESSLMVFFFGLVLGSIYAKFKQKDQTIKGLALVAWLHLGALLLTIYL; encoded by the coding sequence ATGATGCGACAATATATAACGGCAAAGAATATTTTTGCTTTGCTTTTTATTATTTTGATTGTGACCAAGTTACATGCTTTTACGGCGATTACGCTCGATAGTAAATTTGCTGAGCATTTCATCGTCATTAACTGGCCGTTGGTGGTGACGGTATTTGTGATTGCTGCCAGTGCCATTTTCGTGCGCCGTGGCTCCAATGACTGCTGGTTTATAGCGTTGAATTTTATTGCCTTAATCCTCCTTTCGATTGTGTTGGAATGGTATCAACCTGGGTTGGGTATCGGCATTTTCATCATGATGATTTCTACCGCGGTGGCTGAAGAGTTAATCGTGCGTTATGCGTTATTTGAAGTGCTTTGGCCGCGTTTTAAACCAGCTATGATCGTGTTGATTAGTGCGCTATTGTTTATGGGCATTCACACCAATATTTATACGGAGTTTGAATCTTCCTTGATGGTATTCTTTTTCGGCTTGGTTTTGGGTTCGATATATGCCAAATTTAAACAAAAAGATCAAACCATAAAAGGCTTAGCATTGGTTGCTTGGCTGCATCTTGGGGCTTTGTTGCTTACTATCTATTTATAG
- a CDS encoding BatD family protein, translating into MAMTPVQFLQSAATERLKRKWLVSAMAFLMAMFTLNAFAATKTLTVSTDRQKVEMGDVIDLVIQTNFQTFDDLDLSPLKDQFKILGTQRSTNVSIVNGNYKALTRWDVNITPKQIGELMVPPLTVDSISSQPYKLYVSAMKKTGRQGVSFLESSVSTNKAYVQQQVIYTLKYYHLGRFIDGNIRPPIFKNSINKQLKNQVNYQKTINGQLYQVYEWSWAFYPQKSGTLTIPPEEFDGRLQYRGVIKMIRNTSQPLTLKVMPQDASYPKDQTWLPTPQLNLTQDWQTPDKLRVGDSITRTIHLQAQDLMSSQLPDISLEEQGSFHVYPDDPKLSDQETDEGVISAKTVKMAIVPLEAGKITLPPIKISWWNTQTHKQETSVLPAKTLEVLPSLKPQTNLTPLAPQANQTKVSHETTVSLGKSSWLWQALTGVFALLWLVTLILYWRERKQSSHVKTKQANQSVSGSEKISVHPTIRQICDLSSAKDAKGVYLAFNHWSQTFPDNAQQFLSSPDNAAIFEDLKAHLFHQTTLGEQTLNGLCGALKAAENQNSKVSDKQEGRQLDPIYPT; encoded by the coding sequence ATGGCAATGACCCCCGTTCAATTTTTACAAAGTGCAGCAACAGAACGCCTGAAACGTAAATGGCTGGTGTCGGCTATGGCTTTTTTAATGGCTATGTTTACCCTAAATGCCTTTGCTGCTACCAAAACACTGACCGTTTCCACTGACCGCCAAAAAGTCGAAATGGGCGATGTCATTGATTTGGTGATACAAACCAACTTCCAAACATTTGATGACCTGGATTTGTCGCCACTTAAAGATCAATTCAAGATTTTGGGCACACAGCGCTCTACTAATGTCAGCATAGTGAATGGTAATTACAAGGCGCTAACGCGCTGGGATGTGAACATCACACCCAAGCAAATCGGTGAATTAATGGTGCCGCCTTTGACAGTTGATAGCATTAGCAGTCAGCCCTATAAACTCTATGTTTCGGCGATGAAGAAAACCGGACGACAAGGTGTCAGTTTCTTAGAGTCTTCAGTCAGCACCAACAAAGCCTACGTACAGCAACAGGTAATCTACACGCTGAAATACTACCATTTGGGGCGTTTTATTGATGGCAATATCAGACCGCCTATTTTTAAAAATTCCATAAATAAGCAGCTTAAAAATCAGGTAAATTATCAAAAAACCATTAATGGACAACTCTACCAAGTCTATGAGTGGAGCTGGGCTTTTTACCCGCAAAAAAGCGGTACACTGACAATTCCACCTGAAGAATTTGATGGCCGCCTGCAATACCGTGGCGTGATTAAAATGATCCGTAACACTAGCCAACCTTTAACGCTTAAGGTAATGCCTCAAGACGCAAGTTATCCTAAAGATCAAACCTGGCTACCGACACCTCAACTAAATCTGACACAAGATTGGCAAACGCCAGATAAGCTTCGGGTCGGGGATTCAATTACACGCACTATCCATTTACAAGCGCAAGATTTGATGTCTTCGCAATTGCCGGATATATCATTGGAAGAACAAGGGAGTTTCCATGTTTATCCGGACGACCCTAAACTGTCTGATCAAGAAACCGATGAAGGGGTAATTTCCGCCAAAACCGTCAAAATGGCAATTGTGCCTTTAGAAGCAGGAAAAATCACCTTACCACCTATAAAAATCAGTTGGTGGAACACACAAACCCATAAACAGGAAACCAGTGTTTTGCCGGCAAAAACATTGGAAGTCTTACCGTCGCTTAAACCACAAACAAACCTAACCCCTTTAGCGCCTCAAGCGAACCAAACCAAGGTTTCACATGAAACGACAGTTAGCCTTGGAAAATCATCTTGGCTCTGGCAGGCTTTAACGGGAGTATTTGCATTACTCTGGCTTGTCACTTTGATTCTTTATTGGCGCGAGCGCAAACAATCAAGCCATGTAAAAACAAAGCAAGCAAACCAAAGCGTGTCTGGTTCGGAGAAAATATCGGTACATCCAACAATCCGTCAGATTTGCGATTTGAGTAGTGCAAAGGATGCTAAAGGCGTTTATCTAGCCTTTAATCATTGGTCTCAGACGTTTCCCGATAATGCACAGCAATTCTTATCTTCACCAGACAATGCCGCAATCTTTGAGGATTTAAAGGCGCACCTGTTCCACCAGACGACTTTAGGCGAACAAACGCTTAATGGGCTTTGTGGAGCATTGAAAGCAGCGGAGAATCAAAATTCGAAGGTATCTGACAAGCAAGAAGGTCGACAGCTGGATCCGATCTATCCAACCTAA
- a CDS encoding VWA domain-containing protein, producing MSSAEMAFHFLRPEWLWLLLPSAWLGWKLWQRRSQQSSWQEVINPSFKPILLGETAEKADKPWEVIGLMLIWFSAIIALSGPTWDQVKVPAEKSTEGTVILQDLSLSMLADDLKPNRIRRTQYKLIDLLKQHPEMATGMVVYAGSAHTLAPISDDNETLLSLIPHLSPTMMPKYGSDAVQGVKKALSLFKGAHIKHGHLIWVMDDIEPNAISKVVSLIKDAKVSVSILISGTADGGPIPVPNYGLLKDDSGKIIMAKIPVARIQKLAQALDARVTLLQNSDDDLPVLLPPFLNQMAAQQAKNKKNPPKTFTAWLDKGMYLLYLLVPLIALAYRRGWLFSVSIGSGLLAFWLMGASSLYSSPTFAAETQNTESTAKATQKTKHEDASVHFTDVFKSPNQQGYEKWQQKDYETAADRFESPGWKGASYYRAGDYKEAQKQFSLEHTPEGHYNQGNAYAHLGELKKAKEQYQAALKARPNWSKAKQNLNLVEKLLKHKQAKQHQKASQQNQTNNQQNQQNSSGGQQPSKKKGKENSNADHSGKSDAKNDLNQPVQAKPKDESGKPAKDKQSESKNVQNKPQPEKSKQSPDSQKQAEKSGQKTGKKGQQATEMSQVKPNKQPHPNGKQTAPSRLSEQMKDGKGQSGKKLTESEQAEKAWLNQIPDEPGLFLKRKFEYQYQLQHQNSDNTQNSGKIW from the coding sequence ATGAGTTCTGCTGAAATGGCTTTCCACTTTTTACGCCCTGAATGGCTCTGGCTACTACTACCTTCCGCATGGCTAGGCTGGAAACTCTGGCAAAGACGCAGTCAACAAAGCAGTTGGCAAGAGGTTATTAACCCAAGTTTCAAACCGATTCTACTGGGTGAAACAGCTGAGAAAGCCGATAAACCATGGGAAGTGATTGGTTTAATGCTAATTTGGTTCAGTGCAATCATTGCACTGTCTGGTCCGACTTGGGATCAAGTAAAAGTACCCGCAGAAAAATCAACTGAAGGCACGGTGATATTACAAGATTTGTCTTTATCTATGTTGGCAGACGACCTTAAACCCAATCGCATTAGACGAACACAATACAAACTCATCGACCTGTTAAAACAGCATCCGGAAATGGCAACAGGCATGGTTGTCTATGCCGGCAGTGCCCATACTTTAGCACCCATTTCAGACGATAATGAAACCCTGCTATCGCTCATTCCACACTTAAGCCCAACCATGATGCCTAAATATGGTTCTGATGCCGTACAGGGTGTCAAAAAAGCACTCAGCCTATTCAAAGGCGCACATATCAAACACGGTCACTTGATTTGGGTGATGGACGATATTGAACCAAATGCCATTTCCAAGGTGGTATCACTGATTAAAGATGCAAAAGTCAGCGTAAGTATTTTAATCAGCGGTACTGCAGATGGCGGGCCGATTCCCGTACCAAACTACGGCTTACTGAAGGATGACAGTGGCAAAATCATCATGGCAAAAATTCCCGTCGCACGGATTCAAAAACTGGCTCAAGCTTTGGATGCACGCGTAACGCTCCTGCAAAACTCAGATGATGATTTGCCTGTATTGCTGCCCCCATTCCTTAATCAAATGGCAGCTCAACAAGCCAAAAACAAAAAAAATCCACCCAAGACATTTACCGCTTGGTTAGATAAAGGCATGTACCTGCTTTATTTACTGGTGCCTTTAATTGCATTGGCTTATCGTCGCGGTTGGTTATTTAGTGTTTCTATCGGTAGCGGCTTACTCGCATTTTGGTTAATGGGCGCTAGCTCTCTTTACTCTTCACCTACTTTTGCGGCAGAAACGCAAAACACGGAAAGCACTGCTAAGGCAACACAAAAAACCAAACATGAAGATGCCAGCGTGCATTTTACGGATGTGTTCAAATCACCCAATCAGCAAGGTTATGAAAAATGGCAGCAGAAGGATTACGAAACGGCTGCTGACCGCTTTGAAAGCCCTGGCTGGAAAGGTGCTAGCTACTATCGTGCTGGAGACTATAAAGAAGCACAAAAACAGTTTAGTTTGGAACACACTCCCGAAGGTCATTACAATCAAGGTAACGCCTATGCACACCTGGGAGAACTTAAAAAGGCAAAAGAACAATATCAGGCGGCTTTAAAAGCGCGTCCCAACTGGTCTAAAGCGAAGCAAAACCTGAATCTGGTGGAGAAACTATTAAAGCATAAACAAGCCAAACAACACCAAAAGGCATCGCAGCAGAACCAAACGAACAATCAGCAAAACCAACAAAACTCTTCTGGCGGGCAGCAACCTTCCAAGAAAAAAGGGAAAGAAAACAGCAATGCCGATCATTCTGGTAAGTCTGATGCTAAAAACGACTTGAACCAACCCGTTCAAGCCAAACCAAAAGATGAATCTGGAAAACCCGCTAAAGATAAACAGTCAGAATCTAAAAACGTACAGAATAAGCCACAACCAGAAAAAAGCAAACAATCACCAGACTCACAAAAACAAGCTGAAAAATCTGGGCAAAAAACAGGTAAAAAAGGTCAGCAGGCGACAGAAATGTCTCAGGTAAAACCAAACAAACAACCGCATCCGAACGGAAAACAAACAGCACCTAGTAGGCTCTCTGAACAAATGAAAGACGGAAAAGGACAATCAGGTAAAAAACTAACCGAGTCAGAGCAAGCAGAAAAAGCTTGGCTAAACCAAATTCCAGATGAACCTGGGCTTTTTTTGAAACGGAAATTTGAGTATCAATATCAACTACAGCATCAAAACTCTGATAACACGCAAAATTCAGGGAAAATATGGTGA